One window from the genome of Cytophagales bacterium encodes:
- a CDS encoding cyclase family protein, whose protein sequence is MINKLSFEYNGKKFHFDPKKPIDVSIPLREGDNNVNSFRAEPVLFETIRSGGFTGSVKEGGSCNYKKVQITPHGNGTHTECYGHISPDESATINNCLKEFIFFAELISIAPQKQDNGDRIITFEDFKAKKDDKHPEALIIRTLPNFEAKKICQYSGTNPPYLDPEICRYLCSIYVKHLLIDLPSVDKEDDGGILKAHHEFWQFASPVNAGQAGVPSSRLFLKGGKPDTTRKDCTITELIYVADNIPDGQYLLNLQITSMESDASPSKPILYKLGI, encoded by the coding sequence ATGATCAATAAACTTTCATTTGAATATAATGGGAAAAAATTCCATTTTGACCCAAAAAAACCCATTGACGTCTCAATTCCATTAAGAGAAGGAGACAATAATGTCAATTCTTTCCGGGCAGAACCGGTATTATTTGAGACTATAAGGTCTGGGGGTTTTACCGGGAGTGTCAAAGAAGGCGGATCATGTAATTATAAAAAAGTACAAATTACGCCTCACGGAAACGGTACGCACACCGAATGTTATGGACATATTTCACCTGATGAAAGCGCTACTATTAATAATTGTTTAAAGGAGTTTATCTTCTTCGCAGAATTAATATCCATAGCTCCTCAAAAGCAAGATAATGGTGATAGAATAATAACTTTTGAAGATTTTAAAGCGAAAAAGGATGATAAACACCCTGAGGCATTGATCATCAGGACATTGCCTAATTTTGAAGCAAAGAAGATCTGCCAATACTCTGGCACCAATCCGCCATACCTCGACCCGGAGATCTGCCGATACTTATGCTCTATATATGTAAAGCATTTGTTAATTGACCTGCCATCTGTTGATAAAGAAGATGATGGAGGCATACTAAAAGCACATCACGAGTTCTGGCAGTTTGCATCCCCTGTAAATGCAGGGCAGGCAGGTGTGCCCTCTTCCCGCCTCTTCTTAAAAGGGGGTAAACCTGATACCACAAGAAAAGATTGTACGATCACAGAATTGATCTACGTAGCGGATAACATTCCAGATGGCCAATATTTATTAAATCTACAAATAACCAGTATGGAATCAGATGCAAGTCCCTCTAAACCTATACTCTATAAATTAGGCATTTAA